A part of Marinobacter psychrophilus genomic DNA contains:
- a CDS encoding TatD family hydrolase → MSKNRREIPRFDHPIIETHCHLDYLKERPLEDILLQSEQLNIERIITIAVAPDNLERVRQLSQMAPWIYGTQGIHPHEAETYNDEVEAEIRTHAGDTKIVAIGEIGLDYYYDHADHEVQRTVFRRQLQIACDCNKPVVIHSRDADDDMIEILREFEASLTRRGVIHSFTSGPGLARYALDQGWCLGFNGITTFNKAENVRDIVRMSPIEQILLETDAPFLTPVPYRGRENAPCYLPFVAEKIAEVKKLPLQQVIEQTYHNSLRTFFPAG, encoded by the coding sequence ATGAGTAAGAATCGTCGTGAAATTCCACGTTTTGATCACCCTATAATAGAAACCCACTGCCATCTGGACTACCTCAAAGAACGCCCACTTGAAGATATCCTGCTGCAAAGTGAGCAGCTGAATATTGAGCGCATCATCACGATTGCGGTCGCTCCGGATAATCTTGAGCGAGTGCGGCAACTGAGCCAGATGGCACCCTGGATTTATGGCACCCAAGGAATTCATCCCCACGAAGCCGAAACCTACAACGATGAAGTTGAGGCTGAAATCCGCACCCACGCCGGCGATACAAAAATCGTCGCGATCGGCGAAATCGGACTGGATTATTATTACGATCACGCTGACCACGAGGTGCAGCGCACCGTGTTTCGCCGCCAGCTACAAATTGCCTGCGACTGCAACAAACCGGTAGTGATCCACAGCCGCGACGCCGACGACGACATGATCGAGATTCTGCGCGAATTCGAAGCAAGCCTGACCCGGCGCGGAGTGATTCACAGTTTTACCTCCGGCCCCGGGCTGGCGCGCTATGCCCTGGACCAGGGCTGGTGCTTGGGTTTTAACGGCATAACGACCTTCAACAAAGCCGAAAACGTACGGGATATTGTACGCATGTCGCCCATCGAACAAATTCTGCTGGAAACCGACGCGCCGTTTTTGACTCCGGTACCCTATCGCGGGCGTGAGAACGCGCCTTGTTACCTGCCCTTTGTGGCCGAAAAAATTGCCGAAGTAAAAAAACTGCCATTGCAACAGGTGATCGAACAGACCTACCACAACAGCTTACGCACGTTTTTTCCTGCGGGCTAA
- a CDS encoding lysine exporter LysO family protein produces MLTGVLLILAPLFLGFAISLSNRRAMTVIHYLVETMVYLILGMLGLGLGQMEGLGSQLSTMASQVLALVALLLLCNMGGLWLFHRWRPLTVNRAEESASPGYRRLIMVAFKPLIAAFAGLLLGYYLLPAVPFIDQIATGLLMLLLLLIGLQLRNAGLSLRKLLMNVQGLGIALVLMASSMMAGVLLIPVLGLPWNQTLALTSGFGFYSLSGIVIGDAMGPGWGGVAFMNDVLREIIALAIIPLVIAKRPALAIGYGGATAMDFTLPVIRSSGGLACVPVAIASGFVLSFFAPVFMGLFLSLG; encoded by the coding sequence ATGCTGACCGGAGTGCTGCTGATACTGGCGCCATTGTTTCTCGGTTTCGCCATTTCTCTTTCCAACCGTCGAGCGATGACGGTTATTCACTACCTGGTCGAAACAATGGTGTACCTGATTTTGGGTATGCTTGGCTTGGGGCTCGGGCAAATGGAAGGTTTGGGCAGTCAGCTTAGTACCATGGCAAGCCAAGTGTTGGCTCTGGTGGCGCTGTTGTTGCTGTGCAATATGGGTGGCTTGTGGCTGTTCCACCGTTGGCGCCCGCTGACAGTGAACCGCGCCGAAGAGTCGGCTAGTCCGGGCTATCGGCGGCTGATCATGGTGGCGTTCAAGCCATTGATCGCGGCGTTTGCTGGCTTGTTGTTGGGCTATTACCTGTTGCCGGCGGTACCGTTTATTGATCAGATCGCCACTGGCCTGCTAATGCTGTTGTTGTTGCTGATTGGCTTGCAGCTTCGTAACGCTGGTTTATCTTTGCGCAAGCTGCTGATGAACGTGCAAGGCCTTGGCATTGCGCTGGTTTTAATGGCCAGTTCGATGATGGCGGGTGTGCTGCTGATACCGGTGCTAGGCTTGCCATGGAATCAGACATTGGCACTGACTTCCGGCTTTGGTTTTTATTCGTTGTCGGGAATTGTTATTGGCGATGCCATGGGCCCGGGCTGGGGCGGGGTAGCGTTTATGAACGACGTGCTGCGTGAAATCATTGCTCTGGCCATCATTCCGCTGGTTATCGCTAAACGGCCAGCACTCGCCATAGGTTATGGCGGCGCCACCGCTATGGATTTCACTCTGCCGGTGATTCGCAGCAGCGGTGGCCTGGCCTGCGTGCCGGTGGCTATTGCGTCCGGGTTTGTGTTGTCGTTTTTCGCCCCGGTATTTATGGGGCTGTTTTTGTCACTAGGCTAG
- a CDS encoding DUF2288 domain-containing protein, which translates to MSSSESANEIKARLNLETSRIHWHDLQTHYARGQVVRVAADTDLLNVACELVADNKSQFEHWLASGKVGDVAPDLARAWHQNNTELWAVVIAPWVLVQDRADGAMH; encoded by the coding sequence ATGTCTTCTTCTGAATCTGCGAATGAAATCAAAGCCCGATTGAATCTTGAAACCTCCCGTATCCACTGGCATGACCTGCAAACGCATTATGCCCGCGGGCAAGTTGTGCGAGTGGCCGCTGACACCGATTTATTAAACGTGGCGTGCGAGTTGGTTGCCGACAACAAATCGCAGTTTGAACACTGGCTGGCCAGCGGCAAGGTGGGTGATGTTGCGCCAGATCTTGCCCGCGCCTGGCACCAAAACAATACCGAGTTGTGGGCAGTGGTGATCGCGCCCTGGGTGCTGGTGCAAGACCGTGCTGACGGCGCAATGCACTGA